In Papaver somniferum cultivar HN1 chromosome 1, ASM357369v1, whole genome shotgun sequence, a genomic segment contains:
- the LOC113304067 gene encoding probable galacturonosyltransferase 12, which produces MQLHISPSLRHVTVFTGKGVRDFMKVKVGSRRVSYRMVFYSLLLLTFLLRFIFVLTAMDTIDGETKCSTMGCVGKRLGPRFFGRRMDSAVPEEVYRILEENVNQESIQGLGKDQLVPQTLEDFVAEMRTTKSDLKTFSMRLKAMVTLLEQRTRSAKIQEYIYRHVASSSIPKPLHCLSLKLANEHKNNAGARLQLPAAEFVPNLVDNSFFHVVLASDNVLAASVVAASLVRNALRPEKVVLHMITDRKTYSTMHAWFSLHPLDPAIIEVKGMHHFDWFTKGKVPVLEAMEKDQKVRSQFRGGSSAIVNANTTEKPYVIASKLQALSPKYNSAMNHIRIYLPELFPSLNKIVFLDDDIVIQTDLSPLWDINMEGKVNGAVKTCRGDDKFVMSKRFKSYLNFSHPIVKQNFDPNECAWAYGMNILDLEAWRKTNISETYHYWLQQNLKSELSLWQLGTLPPSLIAFHGHVYTIDPFWHMLGLGYQENTTTAEAEKAGVIHFNGRAKPWLDIAFPQLRVLWAKYVDFSDKFIKSCHIRAS; this is translated from the exons ATGCAGCTTCATATATCCCCGAGTTTGAGACATGTAACTGTATTTACAGGGAAGGGAGTAAGAGATTTCATGAAAGTAAAGGTTGGATCAAGACGGGTTTCGTATCGGATGGTTTTTTACTCGTTATTGCTCTTAACATTTTTACTTCGGTTTATATTCGTCTTAACAGCTATGGATACCATTGATGGGGAGACCAAGTGTTCAACTATGG GATGCGTGGGGAAAAGATTAGGACCAAGATTTTTCGGAAGACGGATGGATTCAGCG GTACCAGAAGAGGTTTATAGGATACTAGAAGAAAACGTTAATCAAGAAAGTATACAAGGACTAGGAAAAGACCAACTAGTTCCACAGACGTTAGAGGACTTTGTTGCAGAAATGAGAACAACCAAGTCTGATTTGAAGACATTTAGTATGCGACTTAAAGCTATG GTCACCTTACTTGAACAAAGGACACGAAGTGCCAAGATCCAAGAATACATATACCGTCATGTTGCATCCAGTAGTATACCAAAACCACTTCACTGTCTTTCCTTGAAATTAGCCAATGAGCACAAAAACAATGCAGGTGCACGACTTCAGCTCCCTGCAGCAGAGTTTGTGCCAAATCTCGTCGACAATTCTTTCTTTCACGTCGTCCTCGCCTCTGATAATGTTCTGGCTGCCTCGGTCGTTGCTGCATCTCTTGTGCGCAATGCATTGCGTCCTGAAAAGGTTGTCCTTCACATGATAACTGATCGGAAGACATATTCAACCATGCACGCCTGGTTCTCTTTGCACCCTTTAGATCCGGCTATCATTGAAGTTAAAGGGATGCACCACTTTGATTGGTTCACAAAAGGAAAAGTTCCAGTACTGGAAGCCATGGAAAAGGACCAGAAGGTTAGGTCACAGTTTAGAGGTGGATCTTCCGCAATTGTCAATGCAAATACCACTGAGAAGCCTTATGTCATTGCGTCCAAGCTTCAAGCTCTTAGTCCCAAGTACAATTCAGCAATGAATCACATTCGTATCTACTTACCTGAG TTGTTTCCTAGCTTAAACAAAATAGTATTTTTGGATGACGACATCGTCATTCAAACTGATCTTTCACCTCTCTGGGATATAAATATGGAAGGAAAAGTGAATGGAGCAGTAAAAACATGTAGAGGAGATGATAAGTTTGTAATGTCTAAAAGATTCAAGAGCTACTTGAACTTCTCGCATCCGATAGTAAAACAAAACTTCGACCCAAATGAATGCGCTTGGGCTTATGGGATGAACATTTTGGACTTGGAAGCATGGAGGAAAACTAACATTAGCGAGACCTACCATTACTGGCTTCAACAG AATCTGAAGTCCGAGTTGAGTCTATGGCAGTTAGGGACATTGCCCCCTAGTCTTATAGCTTTTCATGGTCATGTTTACACCATTGATCCTTTCTGGCACATGTTAGGACTTGGTTATCAAGAAAACACAACTACAGCTGAAGCCGAAAAGGCTGGTGTAATCCACTTTAATGGTCGAGCGAAGCCTTGGCTCGACATAGCTTTTCCCCAACTTCGAGTATTATGGGCCAAGTATGTTGATTTTTCTGACAAGTTTATTAAGAGCTGCCACATCAGAGCCTCTTAG